Sequence from the Candidatus Angelobacter sp. genome:
CATTGAGCGCGAGCAAGCCGTCAAGCTGCTCACCAAGGGCAGGACTGATTTGCTTGAGAAGTTTATTTCCAAAACCGGCAGACCGTTTTCCGCATGGCTCGTCCTGGGGGACGGCGGCAAGGTCGGCTTCGAATTTCCCGAGAGAGATTCTGCCGATGGCCCGGCCGGCAAGCCGGCCGGATCGAATTGAGCCACGCTCGGGGTTCGCGGGTAAATCAACGAGTTTTCCGCATGGCAGAATTACCCTCCATTGATGCGCTCAAAGACAAGTGTGTTCATCAGTTTCTCAGACACCTCGCATCCGAACGCGGCGCTTCCGTTTACACGGAGCGCAACTACCGTCAGGCGCTGACCGAGTATTACGGATGGCACCGGCAGGAACGCCAGCAGCCACCCGTTTGGGCCAGGTTGCAGCGGGATGATTTCCGGGCTTATTTGCGGTTTCTCGGACGCGGCAAATTGAGCCGCGCCGCGATTCAACTCCGCTTTTGCGCGCTGCGCTCATTTTACAAGTTCTTGATTCGACGGGGGGCTGTCACGACGTCACCCATCAAAAACATCTCGCTGCCGAAGCTTGAAAAACGCCTGCCGAAGTTCCTGACCGCGCCACAGATGCTCGCCCTGCTTGGCGCGCCGCTGAAGGAACTGGCGACCCGGAGACAACATTCCGGGACGGACATCGATCAAGCGCCCTTCCTGCGCGATGTGGCGATACTCGAAACGATTTATTCATGCGGACTGCGCATCAGCGAGCTGTGCGGGCTGCTCGCTGAAGACATGGCCTGGAGCGAGCGGGTCGTTCGCGTGCGCGGCAAGGGCAAAAAGGAACGTCTGGTTCCCATCGGCACACCAGCGCTGGCGGCGATTCAAAACTATTGGAATGCGCTGCCGAGTCCACCTTCGGGCGCCACGCCGGTTTTTCTGGCGAACGGGCGTACGCCCAAGCCGATGTATCCGCGACTGGCGCAACTGCGCTTGAAGCGCTACCTGGAAATCGCCGGGCTGGATCCGCACCTGACGCCACACAAGCTCCGCCACAGTTACGCGACTCACCTGCTCGACGCGGGCGCCGATCTGCGCAGCGTGCAGGAGCTGCTCGGACACGCGCATCTGGTCACGACCCAGGCTTACACGCACCTGACCACTGAGCGACTGAAGCGTGCCTACGACGCCGCGCACCCGAGAGCCTGATTTCAGCAGGCACGGGTCTTTCCCTGTTGTATGAAGGGCATCGGGGAAGCATGTTAAAAACGTGAAATCATCGACGCACAAGGGCGCTTTTTGCCGGAACATTTTTTCCAAGCTGGCAGGTCCGGGTCTGTGCTGTGTTTTGATCGGGTACGCCGGCATGTGGATCGAATGGATTAGCCGGATCGGTGTTTGCAACTCCGATCAGGCGGTCATCGGGCTTGGCCCTCCGGACAAATCCGCAAAGCTGACCGACGGCACGGTCGTCGCCGAACGGATGATGCGACGGGGTTGTTCGGGCGGGCTGGTCCGCACCTCC
This genomic interval carries:
- a CDS encoding tyrosine recombinase XerC, whose protein sequence is MAELPSIDALKDKCVHQFLRHLASERGASVYTERNYRQALTEYYGWHRQERQQPPVWARLQRDDFRAYLRFLGRGKLSRAAIQLRFCALRSFYKFLIRRGAVTTSPIKNISLPKLEKRLPKFLTAPQMLALLGAPLKELATRRQHSGTDIDQAPFLRDVAILETIYSCGLRISELCGLLAEDMAWSERVVRVRGKGKKERLVPIGTPALAAIQNYWNALPSPPSGATPVFLANGRTPKPMYPRLAQLRLKRYLEIAGLDPHLTPHKLRHSYATHLLDAGADLRSVQELLGHAHLVTTQAYTHLTTERLKRAYDAAHPRA